A region from the Ptychodera flava strain L36383 chromosome 12, AS_Pfla_20210202, whole genome shotgun sequence genome encodes:
- the LOC139145680 gene encoding protocadherin Fat 4-like isoform X1, which produces MSMDVLDVYKHHQQRAGYQCDTGPERLTTYGFQDQVHLAQLILCRFKNFAKESNHLSIPGLFTQRGNSRVDSNYLSHIGTLSHRSAIYSFTSELCNRFVVLCGVWEMRKDLTTPAVKMTPKPGLTTLLIIAVLLHIAQCQQTFQPEPYLLFANSIDIRRLNFDGTNYQTIVNNLQNVVALDFDYATGYIYWSDHINRKIQRAKMDDPVNIEDFVTANLTQPDGIALDWVSRILFFSDSARGVIEKINLDADATGQRNRRLHIGNNVHKPRGLCVDPHSDWLYFTDVFEVYPTIQKARISDGSQQTTLIDTGLSKPNAITIDYIERMLYWADAETDKVERCDLNGGNRQLLVDNPQRFHPYGLSQYEDRIYWTDQNLHHIVNVHKNNGEDKVIITGYFTYPTAIHVVHPDRQLGADIDACQANNGRGECDHICIDMYGGYRCLCRHGYTIQTDEHSCEDTNECSIGNGGCSHHCENTDGSFQCTCINGYTLQADGRTCVDTNECHISNGGCQFSCQNTESSYFCSCPSGYSLNADQITCYDDNECLISNPCPPDAQCRNLPGSYQCICPAGNQYNSVTGLCEDTNECTSSSNPCTQRCINVPGTFRCGCNEGFQLQDDGITCVDINECGTSNDCEGECTNVQGSYVCSCTVGYILNPDKKSCRPAVCSQPPDITGFSLECSSGYAYLSRCDVSCNYGTLVGSNHITCLSNSQWSVLTAECIGAPPKTENEPPILTYLTSNVIAEDADHGEVVGYLRTIDSDITQTFTYYLRGDAGPFYIGTDSTLRARGGLDFETQSQYSISILATDNGIPQQSQISVLTIYLIDINEPPGPPMWTQNSISENAKVGDVVSYLTAVDPDNNQQLNFTLITNSGGKFSITGSAIVVNRPLDYETNAVHQVHIQVRDNGSPILTNSAVFEIVVNDENEPPTKINFVHSDINEYYAGGDTLTGKVIGQFETEDPDQGDTHIYSILNSNNCFAVQGQNLVVNNADCFDFETHPFFLLNIQAMDSGGMTTRTTIRVNLADVNEPPERIVLSTTSVTEHVPINTVIGTLSAIDPDAGDTHTFSLVNSDSSFYIDGHSVKVAADISYETYPNGISFDIRCLDSGSNTIVETLVVRLLNKNEAPNDISVTVFKPCSPGHVGPNNLAIDACVAEMTVSGDIIALVEATDPDGDDLVITMIDSSDRFILTDDNKIIMGNDGVNYEGTTSYGHIYQITLTSMDPNGLMSEKDLTFQITDVNDVPSGIRTSATVVSSATPTGQNFAVLTCLDEDVSDTHTFTLVDNSGGRFAVSGNHLQVAAPLDRELTHTRTIVVKCSDGQAESDNVQIDLQVTASSGSDDIEVVLDDHSVQENSPVGTVVGRILATSTEADDTFEFDLLNSGEGVFLTQVVDTKTVYLVTNQQLDYEDDDTYTITVQVTGNYGTTVKSFTISVTDVQEAPYNLALHNSVVQENINNALVGIVTAEDPEGDAIDFEITQDVTNAFQLLTTGSSNTKRLVTKRPLDYETEQIINVAIRAREQTTPDRKASEAIVFAIRVTDVNEAPDTISLNMNLVDENSAPGTVVSYIEVSDPDSKHHLQHFTCTLKDDANAQFALDGLSIVVAPDAHIDLEGPYGTELSVDLECQDQYGLSIEDRFTIAINNVNEPPIDILSASGLFQVKENSPGEVVAHLRTYDPDNSPQDTFTYTVSPVDFFAVMNDQLITHTALNYEEKSTHVVNLTTTDEGGLTLTKVITVEVIDTNDAPSGIAIPAGTTIDEHSEPDTLVAELSTIDEDVGQLYSYTIEAQSPLNALKLVDGNKLMVNDGDVINHEKVKTINVTLISRDNGVPDSLFTVQSLTITVLNVNEPPRSITLAHDTIYERSKDGSLVGEIYVDDPDSINQAFQCVLVADSGNRFELEHNGTTIKLLVGNGFALDYETVKFHDIIVECHDSDLQSPVTGSFRIHVLNANDPPSGVFLIDAAVNDTTLQPNRPEEDDELFGNVITSSVVTVLESAQAGTTIVAYVFVTDEDNQNKNEQRQEHFCHFISESEYQESIHKNSRVRRESDDVNEYSDEIPTEFMIQTGTNSILVREELNFEDKNEYMVYMECVDNGNPAMSTVNSVKIIVLDVDEAPIDIGLSTLSMKENSAEDALVATIGLVDPDGTQTAYAFEIISLGVPFYIKQQELRVARTPIDHEETPIWTVQIRVREVNTDLAIVKNFDIVIEPVNEAPNSLTINGDVTVNVIETLPVGSEVGTLETQDPDEDDTEFTYSFHGDSSSFEYFNIADDKLVIAKSLNAWDMDVHELMIQVADPGGLTYVGKITVTLTEVNQCFEDNYCSSYAQCIHNVCTCKPGFIGNGFTCTDVDDCDPNPCNPDNSIGECQNGFGGVQNFTCTCKEGWLGPDCHWQIDDCVNNTCDSSGTEECVDKLNGYDCQCRRGYTGQYCETNIDDCAVNKCENGGHCIDAVNGYTCNCVEPYIGVNCETDGTTCMEVTCPHNGTCIPYPASTRYACRCLEPFSPDCEGCMYGYGGPNCEPCKPPLTGVNCEVDGSVCTPNPCFGGGICVPYRGGKYTCICAGNFTGPHCEILNGINVQRSSQNPETRFPLEVIYIIIGVVALLVLIAILVCFLVVKRRRVLSQKRQSSHAKIRYDPNRQRIEMGPEFQDMEGGQGREIHDLENPTFFDFEEMVSAERAQEHDEQARAHMASIANRPVQNPKNNIVSVKVTNDLRAEFNNQGARSHAMDEAEERPRTVTDGQTVLFLSSKNNLGDFESRNLDPEDSDDDDLKKDFVVDLPPEAVAFQNPGYADVEPSLGGTLQRQPEDEVQENADKNTKRKPKSNVKELARKFQRPSSGLLSSQQLTKDNPVYESDSVDTDDEQN; this is translated from the exons TGTTGCTGCACATCGCACAATGCCAGCAGACTTTCCAGCCAGAACCGTACCTTCTATTTGCCAACAGCATTGACATCAGACGGCTCAACTTTGACGGAACAAACTACCAGACAATAGTGAACAACCTACAAAATGTGGTGGCGCTGGACTTTGATTACGCAACGGGATACATTTACTGGAGTGATCACATAAATAGGAAAATTCAAAG GGCCAAAATGGATGACCCAGTAAACATAGAAGACTTTGTGACGGCTAATTTGACTCAGCCAGATGGTATCGCCCTGGACTGGGTTAGCAGGATACTATTTTTCAGTGACAGTG CAAGAGGAGTTATAGAAAAAATAAATCTGGATGCAGATGCAACAGGACAGCGCAACAGACGACTTCACATTGGGAATAATGTTCACAAACCTAGGGGACTTTGTGTGGACCCCCACAGTGACTGGTTATATTTCACGGATGTCTTTGAAGTTTACCCTACCATACAGAAGGCTAGAATTAGTGATGGATCTCAGCAGACGACGCTGATTGATACAGGATTGTCTAAGCCAAATGCAATTACCATAGATTATATTGAGAGG atgTTATACTGGGCTGATGCAGAGACTGACAAAGTTGAGCGCTGTGATTTGAATGGAGGAAATCGCCAATTACTAGTGGACAACCCGCAGAGGTTCCACCCGTATGGCCTTTCACAGTATGAAGACAGAATATACTGGACAGATCAAAATTTACATCACATCGTCAATGTACATAAAAACAATGGAGAAGATAAAGTTATCATTACTGGATATTTCACTTATCCAACCGCAATTCATGTTGTCCACCCTGATAGGCAGCTTGGAG CAGATATTGATGCATGTCAAGCAAACAACGGACGTGGTGAATGTGATCACATTTGCATCGATATGTATGGCGGATACAGGTGTCTCTGTCGCCATGGTTACACAATACAAACTGATGAGCATTCTTGTGAAG ATACCAATGAATGCAGCATTGGTAATGGTGGGTGTAGCCATCACTGTGAAAACACAGATGGTAGTTTtcagtgtacatgtatcaatggGTATACTCTGCAAGCTGATGGCAGAACCTGTGTTG ACACCAATGAATGTCATATCAGCAATGGTGGCTGTCAGTTCAGCTGTCAGAATACGGAATCTTCCTACTTCTGTTCCTGCCCTTCCGGTTACTCACTCAATGCCGACCAGATCACCTGCTACGATGACAATGAGTGCTTGATCAGCAACCCCTGCCCGCCTGATGCCCAGTGTCGGAATCTTCCAGGCTCATACCAGTGCATTTGCCCGGCTGGCAATCAGTACAACTCAGTGACTGGACTGTGTGAAGACACCAATGAGTGTACCAGTAGCAGTAACCCTTGTACACAGAGATGCATCAATGTCCCTGGTACCTTCAG GTGTGGATGCAATGAGGGTTTTCAATTACAAGACGATGGCATCACGTGTGTTGACATAAATGAGTGCGGTACAAGCAATGATTGTGAGGGAGAATGTACTAATGTTCAAG GTTCATATGTGTGTTCCTGTACCGTGGGTTACATATTAAACCCTGACAAGAAAAGCTGTCGCCCAGCTGTATGCAGCCAACCACCAGATATTACTGGCTTCTCATTGGAATGCTCCAGTGGATATGCCTATCTCAGTCGCTGTGATGTCAGCTGCAACTATG GTACATTGGTTGGTTCAAACCACATCACCTGTCTATCAAATAGCCAATGGAGTGTTTTGACTGCGGAGTGTATTGGTGCACCGCCAAAGACTGAGAATGAGCCACCAATCCTGACTTACCTCACTTCCAATGTCATAGCGGAAGATGCTGATCATGGCGAAGTTGTCGGTTACCTTCGCACTATTGACTCTGACATTACTCAAACATTTACCTACTATCTCCGTGGTGATGCTGGCCCATTTTACATTGGTACTGACAGCACCTTGAGGGCGCGTGGTGGACTTGATTTTGAGACGCAGTCACAGTACTCCATTTCAATTCTAGCCACTGACAACGGTATACCCCAACAGTCGCAGATATCGGTGCTCACAATTTACCTCATTGACATCAACGAACCACCAGGCCCGCCAATGTGGACACAAAACTCCATCAGTGAAAATGCAAAGGTCGGCGACGTCGTGTCGTATCTCACTGCAGTCGATCCTGACAACAACCAACAACTCAACTTCACCTTGATCACCAACTCTGGAGGCAAGTTCTCGATCACAGGGTCTGCAATAGTCGTCAACCGTCCCCTCGATTACGAGACCAACGCCGTCCACCAGGTGCACATCCAGGTTCGAGACAATGGATCGCCGATCCTCACGAACAGTGCAGTCTTTGAAATTGTAGTCAATGATGAAAACGAACCTCCAACTAAAATAAACTTTGTGCACAGCGATATCAACGAGTACTATGCCGGTGGTGATACTTTGACAGGAAAAGTCATCGGACAGTTTGAAACTGAAGATCCAGACCAGGGGGACACACACATATACTCAATTCTTAACAGCAACAACTGCTTTGCTGTGCAGGGGCAGAATTTAGTTGTAAACAACGCAGACTGTTTCGACTTTGAGACTCACCCCTTCTTCTTACTGAACATTCAGGCCATGGATTCAGGTGGCATGACAACCAGGACTACAATCAGAGTTAACCTGGCTGATGTCAACGAACCGCCCGAGAGGATCGTATTGTCAACAACTTCAGTGACGGAGCATGTCCCCATCAACACAGTGATTGGCACACTGTCAGCCATTGACCCAGATGCTGGTGATACCCACACTTTCTCACTAGTCAACAGCGACAGCTCTTTTTACATTGATG GACATTCCGTAAAAGTTGCCGCTGACATCAGCTATGAAACATATCCAAATGGAATTTCCTTTGACATAAGATGTCTGGACAGTGGCAGCAACACCATTGTTGAAACTCTAGTGGTGAGATTACTGAACAAGAATGAAGCACCAAATGATATCAGTGTAACCGTCTTCAAACCATGCAGTCCTG GTCACGTTGGTCCCAATAACTTGGCTATTGATGCCTGTGTtgctgagatgactgtcagtgGTGACATCATAGCACTGGTTGAGGCAACTGATCCAGACGGTGATGATCTTGTTATCACCATGATTGACAGCAGTGACAGATTCATTTTGACAG ATGACAATAAAATTATAATGGGTAATGATGGTGTGAATTACGAAGGTACTACGTCCTATGGACACATCTATCAGATCACGCTGACATCCATGGACCCCAATGGTTTGATGAGTGAAAAAGACCTTACATTTCAG ATAACTGATGTTAATGATGTTCCAAGTGGCATTAGGACATCTGCCACAGTTGTCAGTTCAGCCACACCAACTGGACAAAACTTTGCTGTCTTGACATGCCTTGATGAAGATGTCTCCGACACTCACACTTTTACCTTGGTTGATAACTCAGGTGGACGGTTCGCAGTCAGCGGCAATCACCTTCAG GTTGCAGCTCCTCTAGACAGAGAGTTAACTCACACAAGAACTATCGTTGTAAAATGTTCTGATGGCCAAGCTGAGTCCGATAATGTACAGATAGACCTCCAAGTTACTGCATCCAGTGGCAGCGATGACATTGAGGTTGTTCTTGATGATCATTCTGTGCAGGAGAACAGTCCCGTGGGCACTGTAGTTG GTCGGATCTTGGCCACTAGCACTGAAGCAGACGACACTTTTGAGTTTGATCTTTTGAACAGTGGTGAGGGAGTCTTTCTCACACAGGTGGTTGACACCAAGACAGTGTATCTGGTGACCAATCAACAGCTAGATTATGAAGATGATGACACGTACACCATAACAGTACAGGTGACTGGTAACTATGGCACCACGGTCAAGTCATTCACCATCTCA GTGACTGATGTTCAGGAAGCTCCTTACAACCTGGCTTTACACAACAGTGTGGTGCAGGAAAACATCAACAATGCACTGGTTGGCATAGTAACAGCTGAGGACCCTGAGGGAGACGCCATTGACTTTGAGATTACACAGGATGTGACAAATGCATTCCAG CTTCTGACAACTGGAAGTTCCAATACCAAAAGACTGGTAACTAAGAGACCACTAGACTATGAAACCGAGCAAATCATCAACGTTGCAATCAGAGCCAGGGAACAGACAACACCAGACAGGAAAGCGTCAGAGGCAATCGTCTTCGCAATTCGCGTAACTGACGTGAATGAGGCGCCAGACACGATCTCCCTGAACATGAACTTGGTGGATGAGAACTCAGCGCCTGGGACAGTAGTGAGCTACATTGAGGTGTCGGACCCAGACAGCAAACATCACTTGCAGCATTTCACGTGTACACTGAAGGATGACGCCAACGCTCAGTTTGCATTGGATGGTCTCAGTATAGTG GTTGCTCCCGATGCCCATATAGACTTGGAAGGTCCATATGGAACAGAACTCAGTGTTGACTTAGAGTGTCAAGATCAGTATGGACTGTCAATTGAGGACAGGTTCACCATTGCAATCAACAATGTCAATGAACCTCCCATTGATATTTTGTCAGCATCGGGGTTATTCCAGGTCAAGGAGAACAGTCCTG GTGAGGTTGTTGCCCATCTGAGGACGTATGATCCTGACAACAGTCCTCAGGACACATTCACTTACACTGTGTCTCCAGTGGACTTCTTTGCTGTCATGAACGATCAGCTGATTACACATACAGCTCTGAACTATGAAGAGAAATCTACCCACGTCGTGAATCTGACCACAACTGATGAGGGCGGTCTTACCCTTACGAAG GTTATAACTGTTGAAGTCATAGACACAAATGATGCGCCAAGTGGAATCGCAATCCCTGCTGGCACTACAATTGATGAGCACTCAGAACCGGACACATTGGTGGCTGAGCTGTCAACCATTGATGAGGACGTTGGACAGCTGTACAGCTACACCATAGAGGCACAGTCCCCGCTGAATGCTTTGAAACTAGTGGACGGCAACAAGTTGATGGTCAACGATGGTGACGTAATCAACCACGAAAAGGTGAAGACCATCAACGTTACTCTGATCAGCAGAGACAATGGCGTCCCAGACTCACTTTTCACCGTTCAGAGTTTGACCATAACTGTCTTGAATGTAAATGAGCCGCCTAGGTCCATCACACTGGCACATGACACCATATATGAACGATCTAAGGATGGTTCCCTTGTCGGGGAAATCTACGTTGATGATCCAGACTCAATCAACCAGGCTTTCCAGTGCGTGTTGGTCGCTGACAGCGGAAACCGATTTGAACTTGAACACAATGGAACGACCATCAAGCTACTGGTTGGTAACGGATTCGCTCTTGATTATGAGACTGTAAAATTCCACGACATCATCGTCGAGTGCCATGATTCAGATCTCCAGTCACCTGTTACTGGCTCTTTTCGTATTCACGTCTTGAATGCAAATGACCCACCTTCGGGTGTGTTCCTCATCGATGCTGCAGTCAACGATACAACACTTCAACCGAATCGTCCTGAAGAGGACGATGAACTCTTTGGGAACGTCATCACATCGTCAGTGGTGACGGTGTTGGAAAGTGCCCAAGCCGGGACAACAATTGTGGCGTATGTCTTTGTGACTGATGAAGATAACCAGAATAAAAATGAACAGAGACAGGAACACTTCTGTCATTTCATCAGTGAATCGGAATATCAAGAATCCATTCATAAAA ATTCCAGAGTAAGACGTGAATCTGATGACGTCAATGAATACAGTGATGAGATTCCAACAGAATTCATGATACAGACGGGCACCAACAGTATCCTGGTCAGGGAAGAACTCAACTTTGAGGACAAAAACGAGTACATGGTATACATGGAGTGTGTGGACAATGGAAATCCAGCAATG AGTACTGTCAATTCTGTGAAGATAATAGTGCTTGATGTGGATGAAGCACCTATTGATATTGGTCTGTCAACACTCTCCATGAAGGAGAACAGTGCAGAGGACGCCCTCGTCG CTACCATTGGTTTAGTAGATCCTGATGGTACGCAGACAGCATATGCCTTTGAGATCATATCACTTGGCGTTCCATTCTACATCAAACAGCAAGAGCTACGAGTTGCACGTACTCCCATCGATCACGAGGAAACGCCAATCTGGACGGTTCAGATCAGAGTTCGAGAAGTCAACACTGATCTGGCAATTGTGAAGAATTTCGACATCGTCATTGAACCAGTGAATGAAGCTCCAAATTCACTCACCATCAATGGAGACGTGACTGTCAATGTCATAGAAACTCTTCCTGTGGGGTCAGAGGTCGGCACCTTAGAGACACAAGACCCAGATGAAGATGACACAGAGTTCACATACAGTTTCCATGGTGACAGCtcatcatttgaatatttcaacattgcTGATGACAAACTGGTCATTGCAAAGTCACTGAATGCCTGGGACATGGACGTACATGAATTGATGATCCAAGTTGCTGACCCAGGTGGACTGACCTATGTTGGCAAGATCACCGTGACCTTAACAGAGGTCAACCAATGCTTTGAGGACAATTACTGCAGTAGCTATGCACAATGTATACATAATGTATGTACTTGCAAACCTGGATTCATTG GTAATGGTTTCACCTGTACCGATGTTGACGACTGTGACCCGAATCCGTGTAATCCGGACAATTCTATTGGTGAATGCCAGAATGGCTTTGGTGGAGTACAGAActttacatgtacttgtaaaGAAGGCTGGCTTGGCCCTGACTGCCACTGGCAGATAGATGACTGTGTCAATAACACATGTGACTCCTCAG GGACTGAGGAATGCGTGGACAAGCTGAATGGCTACGACTGTCAGTGTCGCCGTGGCTACACTGGCCAATACTGTGAAACTAACATAGATGACTGTGCAGTGAACAAATGTGAGAATGGTGGCCACTGTATTGACGCTGTCAATGGTTATACCTGTAACTGTGTGGAACCATATATTG GTGTGAATTGTGAGACTGATGGTACCACCTGTATGGAAGTTACATGCCCACACAATGGTACCTGCATTCCTTATCCAGCCAGCACCAGATATGCCTGCAGATGTTTGGAACCATTCTCCCCAGACTGTGAGGGCTGCATGTATGGCTATGGTGGACCAAACTGTGAGCCCTGCAAGCCTCCCCTGACAG GTGTGAACTGTGAAGTTGATGGCAGCGTTTGCACTCCAAACCCATGCTTTGGTGGCGGTATATGTGTACCATACAGAGGTGGCAAGTACACATGCATATGTGCAG GTAATTTTACAGGACCTCATTGTGAGATTCTGAATGGCATCAACGTCCAAAGATCCTCTCAGAACCCGGAGACAAGGTTTCCACTTGAAGTCATCTATATCATCATCGGTGTGGTAGCATTACTGGTGCTCATAGCAATACTTGTGTGCTTCCTGGTAGTCAAACGCAGACGGGTGCTGTCACAGAAGAGACAGTCCAGCCATGCCAAAATTCG ATATGACCCAAATCGGCAAAGGATAGAGATGGGACCGGAATTCCAAGACATGGAGGGAGGTCAAGGCCGTGAGATTCATGATCTTGAGAACCCTACCTTCTTTGATTTTGAAGAAATGGTCAGTGCCGAGAGGGCCCAAGAACATGATGAGCAAGCCCGTGCCCATATGGCCAGTATCGCAAACCGACCTGTGCAAAATCCCAAGAACAATATTGTCAGTGTGAAAGTGACCAACGACCTCCGTGCAGAGTTCAACAACCAGGGGGCTCGTTCACATGCCATGGATGAGGCGGAGGAGAGGCCGAGAACTGTAACAGATGGGCAGACTGTGCTGTTCCTCTCCAGCAAGAACAACCTCGGTGACTTTGAGTCTCGTAACCTTGACCCCGAGGACTCAGACGATGATGATCTCAAGAAGGATTTTGTCGTGGACCTCCCTCCTGAAGCAGTTGCCTTCCAGAACCCAGGCTATGCTGATGTTGAACCATCTCTCGGTGGCACACTGCAAAGGCAACCTGAAGATGAGGTGCAAGAAAACGCAGACAAGAACACAAAGAGGAAACCCAAATCCAATGTCAAGGAACTCGCCAGGAAATTTCAAAGGCCCTCATCTGGCTTGCTTTCATCTCAGCAGCTGACCAAGGACAATCCAGTCTACGAATCTGACAGTGTTGACACCGACGATGAACAGAACTAA